One segment of Schistocerca cancellata isolate TAMUIC-IGC-003103 chromosome 2, iqSchCanc2.1, whole genome shotgun sequence DNA contains the following:
- the LOC126162819 gene encoding protein AATF produces MESHKKTTSQSILELVNPVPVSFDPEDDINIDSAAKVVENYQEEFSDDDIVISQFKKSVDLLEDQDARYSGRKVSRKSLGAEPRKNEVFVPGPSSNDDNSSSEEEAGNESWERGDSGESENDADYGYSEQTTDAATDDEAVDTGSSEEGEDSATDDSFSITGGAKHLAENKQVSDIASDNFQHVSNRNTNLEIEKGRCVRNQLRMWDSLLECRIHLQKCLLTANRIPSHAAFEDYKQKGGTQLKDALNKTQNFVTDLLEKFIVLREALLQSFPETRNLKSSQAGSESADEEIPSDTEEDEEAEDLLEEDVEDKSLYEPKIKKRKIDDYGTLLDTQHKEYLEYRNSTIQKWNDKTRVSSGKISSRNFSNFEQSTLKQIEQILSNRHRLIQRTQLKRSTYSPICQEIQEDENAKNEEPKESERLKEYDPEVFDDSDFYHQLLRELIERKTVGVTDPVQLGRQWLELQKLRSKMKRKIDVRATKGRRIKYVVHPKLVNFMAPIAESSWTDEAKTDLYNSLFGKKKL; encoded by the coding sequence ATGGAATCTCACAAAAAAACTACTTCTCAGTCGATATTGGAATTAGTTAACCCGGTTCCTGTGTCATTCGATCCGGAAGATGACATAAACATTGATAGTGCAGCCAAAGTAGTAGAAAATTATCAGGAAGAATTCAGTGACGACGACATAGTGATATCCCAGTTTAAGAAGAGCGTAGATTTATTAGAGGATCAGGATGCCAGGTATTCAGGCCGGAAAGTCTCTCGCAAGTCTCTGGGTGCTGAGccacgaaaaaatgaagttttcgtACCGGGACCCAGCAGCAACGATGATAACAGTAGCAGTGAAGAGGAAGCCGGGAATGAATCGTGGGAGCGAGGCGATTCTGGCGAGAGCGAAAATGACGCAGATTATGGATATAGTGAGCAAACTACTGATGCTGCCACAGATGACGAAGCCGTGGACACTGGCAGTTCCGAAGAAGGCGAAGACAGTGCAACAGACGATTCCTTCAGCATTACTGGTGGAGCCAAACACCTAGCCGAAAACAAACAGGTGTCAGATATTGCGAGTGACAACTTTCAGCATGTTTCGAACAGGAATACGAATCTAGAAATTGAGAAGGGCAGATGTGTTAGAAATCAGCTTAGAATGTGGGACAGTTTACTTGAATGTAGGATTCACCTTCAGAAGTGTTTGTTGACTGCTAACAGAATCCCATCTCATGCAGCGTTTGAAGATTACAAACAGAAAGGCGGAACACAGTTGAAAGATGCATTGAATAAGACCCAAAATTTTGTTACAGATTTGCTTGAGAAATTTATTGTGCTACGTGAAGCTTTATTACAGTCTTTCCCCGAAACCAGAAATTTGAAATCCTCACAGGCAGGTTCAGAAAGTGCTGACGAGGAAATACCAAGTGacacagaagaagatgaagaagctgAAGATCTACTTGAAGAAGACGTAGAAGACAAATCGTTGTATGAGCCTAAAATTAAAAAACGAAAGATTGATGATTATGGAACATTATTAGATACTCAGCATAAAGAATACCTGGAGTATCGTAACAGCACTATTCAGAAATGGAATGATAAGACTCGTGTTTCAAGTGGAAAAATTAGCAgcagaaatttttcaaattttgaacagTCTACTTTAAAACAAATTGAGCAGATTTTGAGTAATCGTCATCGACTTATTCAAAGAACGCAACTTAAGCGATCAACATACTCCCCTATATGTCAGGAGATACAGGAAGATGAGAATGCGAAAAACGAAGAACCAAAAGAGTCGGAAAGATTAAAAGAATACGATCCAGAAGTATTTGATGACAGTGATTTTTATCACCAGTTGCTTCGAGAATTGATAGAACGTAAAACTGTTGGTGTTACGGACCCAGTGCAGCTTGGCCGACAGTGGTTAGAGCTACAGAAGTTAAGAAGCAAGATGAAACGGAAAATAGACGTGCGAGCAACCAAGGGACGGAGAATTAAATATGTTGTGCATCCAAAATTAGTTAATTTTATGGCTCCTATAGCGGAAAGCAGTTGGACAGATGAAGCAAAAACTGACCTATATAATTCTTTGTTTGGAAAAAAGAAATTGTAA